A window of the Erpetoichthys calabaricus chromosome 10, fErpCal1.3, whole genome shotgun sequence genome harbors these coding sequences:
- the LOC114658457 gene encoding olfactory receptor 2AG1-like produces MDFLQQVNGNICVPSESWARNGSHSDQARSFFRAMLTSDVAINALIAVFLVSYCVTLLINGSVLITLQKSEELSWQPRFILVKNLLICDLLLISIIAPSSLYALMKRQTVQFGIGCLVQYTFGTICIACMFYTLTLMALERYMYICHAIQYFNILTSKRIKLIISTIWLVSSALCMVHVILLISSPIPEEKITTGLLCDPDTLEQYLGYPPVAAIFRKSWGLLSLVTCLLTYAVCYCSMYKEARNVVEPFNHTNERARNTLIFYGAMVILQLTPYLLQALIDFFVKMSSNTLQNQNTGNRLHLTLLLLILLPPCVNPVIYGFRNKEVRNAIPMMPHGSVSVLD; encoded by the coding sequence ATGGATTTTCTGCAGCAGGTGAATGGAAATATTTGTGTCCCATCTGAAAGCTGGGCAAGAAATGGATCACATTCCGATCAAGCCAGGAgtttcttcagagcaatgctgACTTCTGATGTGGCTATCAATGCCCTGATCGCTGTCTTTCTGGTTTCATATTGTGTGACTTTACTCATCAATGGTTCAGTCCTCATCACCCTTCAGAAATCGGAAGAGCTTTCCTGGCAGCCCCGGTTTATTTTGGTGAAGAACTTGCTCATCTGTGATCTGCTCTTAATTTCTATTATAGCACCTTCCTCGCTGTATGCATTAATGAAAAGGCAGACCGTTCAGTTTGGCATTGGGTGCCTGGTGCAGTACACTTTCGGGACAATATGTATCGCTTGCATGTTCTACACTTTAACTTTAATGGCCCTGGAGAGATACATGTACATCTGCCACGCTATTCAGTACTTCAACATTCTCACCTCAAAGCGGATCAAACTGATCATTTCTACCATTTGGCTCGTGTCGTCTGCCCTGTGCATGGTGCATGTCATCCTGCTCATTTCCAGTCCCATTCCTGAAGAGAAAATCACAACGGGTTTACTCTGCGACCCTGACACTCTGGAACAGTATTTGGGATACCCACCGGTTGCAGCTATTTTCCGAAAATCCTGGGGGCTTCTGTCTCTGGTCACTTGTCTCTTGACTTATGCTGTCTGTTATTGTAGCATGTATAAGGAAGCGAGGAACGTGGTGGAGCCTTTCAACCACACCAATGAGAGAGCCCGCAACACGCTCATCTTCTATGGGGCCATGGTAATACTACAGCTCACTCCTTATCTGTTACAGGCCCTCATAGATTTTTTTGTCAAAATGAGTAGCAACACTCTTCAGAACCAGAATACAGGAAACAGGCTACATCTTACTTTGCTGCTCTTAATTTTGTTGCCACCATGTGTCAACCCAGTCATTTATGGATTCCGAAACAAGGAAGTGCGCAACGCCATTCCAATGATGCCCCATGGTTCAGTGAGCGTCTTGGACTAA